The Gigantopelta aegis isolate Gae_Host chromosome 3, Gae_host_genome, whole genome shotgun sequence genome segment cccctATCAAACAtgactggttcatttcccctctgcgggagatcaacaggttccaccacatttaattcctcagttgacttatctatcatattactgataacctcatccactccaatttcatggctaacacacgtatcagacaaatcacaaatatccactgggtctcgtgctaacctactggccatagccctagtcattacacacgcaggatatctagtctcatcaacctcacactcttctatgggtaaagggctgtcttcaattaacaattggtcacattgcggctgacaacattgactagtcaaatcattacccaacaaaactcctatgttttcaaaaggcaagtccttcacaacacccataatgactggtcccgtcacaaacttcgaacacaagaaaactttatgtaacctgacaaccatattttctccagtaaccgaggttaaggccaaactacgtcctatgtctgaattttcaataccagctaaacactcttgcgtgatcaaactctgactacacccggtatctctatagattgatagagccttaggacacaactcttgtttcacatcacaaaccataccagtggacacatacgggtttactttctctgccatgggactaaccattaactctctcgctaacggagctgacctcactaaaccgaccacttgcgcattatcgcgtttccttttaaaacaatccccgataagatggttatcctttttacagtaactgcaatgtggacgaaaagttcgtgcattggctgataatgcaggtctatccttactttgcccaccaggtgcattccttgcctgactagctgaccaactagatgactctccccgatagttactttcccgggaaaaacctggctgaaatttcttcttatcaccctgttgtaaagagctacccggtactgcctgagctttgtgtattaacacgtaatcatctgccactatgcctgcctcctctatctttttgacattacgatcctctaaatgaatacgtaagctaactggtaatccatttttaatgtcctgtaggatcaacaactcccgtaactcggtatatgactctacctgatgagacaccacccatttatcaaacatccctgccttcttagccacaaactcactataagactgaccctgcgtttttctcaactcgctataccgtaaacgataatcctcaggccgtaattcataagccctcaacactgcagccttaactaagtcgtactgacttgctcgctcatcactcattgaattataagctatactagccctccccttaaacttagacacggctaacaatgtccacttagactgcggccaatttagttgcttagcggcccgttcaaaacgttgaaagaacatgtctacctcctcatcgtcaaatacaggcactgatctataagcctccgacatgttaaaaccatttcctgcctcacgtctaacttcttcagtattcaactttaactcatgttccacttttaatttttctaactggaattctctatctctatgtctatcttctctatctctctcttctctttctctctctctctctctctcttctctttctctctctctctctctatccctatcttctttttctctatccctatcttctttttctctatccctatcttctctttctctctccctctctctatctaatgcacgttcttctctttcgtactcaagctttttaaaagctaattgttgttccacacttaactcatttatctctatctctggaacaatctcactgtcttccataacaggcctatcaccaaaaacttcctggataataattgtctttatatcacctaaggttttagctgatgttaaatcaatttctcgctcacccgcgatttcaactaactcggctttacgtgctcgcttaatctccactacactgagcgtaggcctatccagcaaattcttatccatgtttagatatgacgcacttattattaattaattttctagtgaacaacgtgctacttctgtttaatttgtaaaattaatttataaagcccccatttacaaacaatacttttttaaatatgcatgtcccgtttcagatccgggacgagcgccccaattttctactcctgtcacggggattctataattcccgtaactgaatagaacacgattatgaaaatatctctcctaactgtatatctattagatctctctgtaacaggctgttaaaccctagtatggctcgtctctaggtatgatcagagatacgatcttatataaagtatatattattatagcacgttagttctctagaaaacacaacaaaaacacaatacactttggaatctgtattatcctacgctgacaaatgtacagccgtagtagtaaattaataacagcaataataacaacccagaactgatcacttaattagttaatctctaggtgtctagttacacaatatgcgaatcacttcaccgttacaccacacccacacgtgtgataattgagaaacgcttacaggagaagttaattaataaaggaattacaacaccattcctaactggttaatttttaattaaccctaactactcattcagtaatcttgtaacacagaattaatacttatcacaataaagacaataacctacagtgtacctaggtccgctaggatgactggctaagctttatattaccaaatactcgtataatgttagaacaagaagtctatgatttacttcgtcagatgaccgaagacactgtctaaagaatattggtataatacagtattaaaatatttaagtcacatcaatcacatcaaggttatacacagagcagaaatgatatttaccaagtcctaacggactacgttcgtgatcccctggagccgtcctaattcgttctcctcgatatctctaaatcctagctatttattccaaaatcagaattggcctgggggaacaaggcggcacctcacgtatcatctcatatttcaTCTCTACTAGCGTAgatattatttctctctgatcgtcagactggctgacgccatcgtcgccaaaacaCGGTTGtaaacccgcactcgcagaggtattacgtaactactcgccacatggcctccacagcggggctaagtgcatattggaacgcaaGAATCGCgcgagaagtattacgtaacaagttgtccacctgggctacgggcaataaactgcacacggcaccctaacacaattaaaatcgccacaggcgaaacaaattaagagcatgtaccgtgacagtCTACAAAGTGAGAACGAAACCGGTTGCTGCCACATAACCTACTCCTACCAGTTACCGAATAGCAGggagtgatcttttatatgtgttttGCCATAAACAGATCAGAATATATCAATgtatttaactcagtcggtagaacgcTCGCCAGATTTGCTCATGTCGTTGGATAAAACTTCATCGGCGTACCTATTGGGTTTGTCCTGTTTCAATtagtaccccacgactggtatatcaaaagccgcgGTATGTgaaatgggaaagtgcatataaaagattccttgctgttaagtGGTTTATGTGACTAATTTATTTGATTCTATTATGTAGGAATCGGAACTGATTTGCCGGTTAGATTATGCATAATTGGAAAAAGGAAAATGATGGTGTAAAATAGGGTTAATTCGTGCATCTAGAATTGAATGCCATATATTGTAGTGAGTAGCCTGTATACTGAGGTCTAATGACATTTGCTTCCCTTCAAGGACACATGAAAGTAAAGAGTGGTaatatttcaaactatattttgCGAACATTTTCGTTTTTTGTTTAGTAGAATGACATCATATAGGAGCTATTCTCTTCGTCTATGGTAGAAATATAAACACTGTTTATAGGTTTAATACGTAGGTTAATGTTTACCAGTATGTTCAGCTATGTAAAATAATAGTGGTGACATAAAATAAGTACATATGAAGTCAGAAGAGAATAAGACCATTGGCTTGTGAAAATAGTTCCTCTGATGATGGCAGAAACGTCACACGTTGATTGTAAAGGCGACACCACACGAGACGAGTACGttgtacgagaatagccgattgtgacaagacagCATTACGCTTTTGTCGGTTATTATGCATTCGGGTATTCTCGTAagtgctgcaatttttaagatgttatcgactaacagactttttaacgattgtaattacatatcaaatatgtttttctgcataaaatattagtgaatgcatattaaacgtatttctgatcgtgtttcatacgtacgaaattatttgaaaacaaaattcggtttgggcttcttacaaatattattaagacgaccagaaacacattgaatatacagccactgatattctaaacaagaaaatatatttaatatgtaaatttaatcgtagaagtattttattagtcggaaacatcttgcaatgcagcaaactcaggaatgtccctttaacggaaataataataataataaacactgtgatgaaactactttatttctcttttaaaaagaTAATCTGCAGGTTGTTTCAAACTCGCCACAGGTAGAAATTCCTTGGCCATGCATTGTGTGTACCACTGGTCGTACTTCACACACATCTGTTTGTTCACCGGTTCGAAACACCTCACTTTGATGAAGTCAAAATATATGTGACCTATTTCGTCAGCCGCTTTCCTCTTGGCGTCCCTCAGACACTTCCGGAACTTGTTCTGACACTGACAGCTGTGAATAGGCCACGGGTATCGGTTAAAcagttcttttatttttgtagCTTCTGAAAGAACAAggaaaataaacagttttgattTAGTTAACTAgtctggagtggcagtcctctttttgcCGGTGCAAACAAAAAATCTTCAGTAATGTATCTcctcgagagtggctgtcctcatatagacgaggcactagatacagattcatgaaatcaaccactattttcccaaatacccattcgactctgcattgtgcagagatgcgGCCCTGGccatgtattattgttttgtcgTTCAGGTGTAtagtttttcttacacacccgttggtgagaacgtCATTCGttgtttttgataacacatactagaCCGGTTTCAGAATGAGCTAAGTGCCACCTGAAGAGGACATTACGCAcacctggtttttaaaaatatttctcatcatatatgttaacaaaaaaagttttggTAAACGGGCTTCTGGTGTAGGTGTGGCAAATATAGGGGTCAAAGTAGGGCCCCCTCCCTAAAACAGGGTGAACGACTAATAGCACTACTGGGAGAGCAGATAACTGTGAGAACCTTTCAAATGATAACAgaaccatgaaacttggcacagaTGATCTCTCTGGGACGATCTTCAAATCCAATCAATGAATCACTTGAATTTTCAATATGGTGGccttttttcaagatggccgccatactGCCCTAGCAATGTTCATTGTTAAGATGTATTTTAATAGAATGTTTCGATTTTAagcattttatattatttttatatgtttagAAACATGCTGAACCTAACGTCTAATATGTGATATATGCCTCTGGCGGTGGGAGTGGCAAATATTGGGGGGTCAGTGAATAGCAACCTTCTCAAAACATGGGCACCTACTAATAGGACTATTGGAAGAGCATATAACAGAAATGACCTTTCAAATGGTGATACACGCATGGACCTTTGCACAGATGATCTCTTTGCGGGTTTATTCAAATTCAATTAATGAGCGACTTGAAATGTCAATATGGCGGTAATTTTTCaagatggatatatatatatatatatgtacctgGAATCACGTCTGGACACTCGTGCAAAGCTTTACAACATCTGTCCGCCTTTCGTGTCTTGGAGCTGTCGGAGAGAGTTTTATTGTCCGGACTGCCAAACGTCTTGCACCAGTTTGTGCCTGTGAAGGTGAAAATGGTTTACCGTTATTCCAATAATATTATgaagtgttgttattttcaaGACAGTGAATTTAAGATCTACATTAATTATGATCGACTGAATATTTTCTGTTAAAGTTAACAAATATTCAAATTTAAGACAGTTTGAAGTCCATTTAATGGCGAATATAACATTGACAAAAAAGAAACGAGTCACTTAGGTCTATCTggttgcactataccacttaatttccggctgggtcgaagttcgaggtggtaccgaacttttgatagagaagttaacaccacaagtcctgtgattggttataaatgtgagtgtgttggttgtaaaaaaaattagtttcatctgggctaaaaatgtatgcaattttatttgatgtagtaccaccgtgtcaagtagccttgtgcttggaacatgtatggggtacctgtaaaaaaaagtactcaaattttgtgcgaaactaggggtgttgcagaaacatctggttataccgaaaatgagccatgaaaggtaccattttctgcagttaatactttgaggtaggggttgtagtactgatatttatgggtcacagtttggttgatatattgcatatagtgtttttaaacacaaacgttaacatggtagcctatgggatttgaattggtatagtccaacctatagcacatattcagtgcataataaaaaagattatgatttttgtgatttaattaaattaaactacactatttgattaattagccgtcactcggccatgcaagttcacaatgaccttgaccttgacaataattactgtacatagctctgaatggagtttgaacaaaaattagcactgaggaaaagttggttttggcctataattcatactatacagatttgaatgttcttatttacatggtgtttgacttgccatatacaactgctcttaaatatgttaatatatctaggcagtctgaacttagattttaatagcaatttatttttatattaaaaataacatgtgccaatattgggataatgtctttaacttctataaacat includes the following:
- the LOC121391996 gene encoding uncharacterized protein LOC121391996, which encodes MLGYAWKTLLVLSYLLLLLQTSDAKSGSGLILTYQNAQEVQRVYTDGKNTLYAFFKHSRQLLDCDVRLGKDSSLEIFEEALTMKSKDVLVEYDLRRLIRQCKRFLRKMLRKDENDPDPLVRETKKRLKLHLGYPGTNWCKTFGSPDNKTLSDSSKTRKADRCCKALHECPDVIPEATKIKELFNRYPWPIHSCQCQNKFRKCLRDAKRKAADEIGHIYFDFIKVRCFEPVNKQMCVKYDQWYTQCMAKEFLPVASLKQPADYLFKREIK